The genomic interval TTGTTGCTGTGACACTCCTGTGAGCGATGGGAATTGTGGTGAGCGGTTGGTTCCGGGTCCAGGCGGCGGTGCAAGGTAATGAGTAATAGTGGTTGGAAGGTTGTTGCGGGGTGCAGTTTTCTTTTCGGGTATGTAAGGATTGTCGATCTCTTCCCAGGCTGGGTGCTGGGTGACAAGTGTCTGGGTTTATGCTGCTGCTCAGGTAGGACACAGGTGGACACATGATGTGTAGAATAAATGTTGAACTTGTGTATCTCGTGAGTATGGTCTGAAATGGGTGTATGTTTGCAGGAGAATGTCACTGCTGTTTTGCCTGTTTTGATTGTTTTGTAAGATTATGTGGGTTGTATTGGTATGGTTGTGAATAAGGGGTGGTTACCAGGGCTAACTGGGTACTGGCTGGTATAGTGGGTGGGGGTCTTGAGGGTATTTTATTGACCGCTTCCCCATCTATAGAGCCAGTGAATGTGGTGCTGGAGTTTGGGAGCTGGAGGTTGTTTCCTGCACTGCATGGAGTGAATGTGGGGTGAATTATAGGTACTAACTCCAGGATGTGGTTTGCTGTGATTTTTGGTGTTAACTCCCACTTGGATATGTGAgtccttggtgtgtatgtgtgtggtttCCTCTTCCCTTCCTTTTCCTCCAGGTAAGCACCTTCCCTGGCTGGCTAAGGGGTCAAGGCAGGATTATAGCGTTGGACCACCAGTGCCTGGGTTTTGCTCTCAACCCCTATTTGTCATGTTCTGGTTGTAGTGGTGTTATATGCTGATGATTGTTTATCGGCTTGGAGGTTTTAAATATTGTGTTAATAAACTGTTTTAATTCTGGGATATGCATCTCTGTGTTCATGCAAGGTGGCTGCGGGTGGAAGTTCTGGGGGTTAATTATACATCCTAAGGGGCAGGGCCTTGGGTGGCGTAGTCTGGTTCTTGCGTAACCTTGCAGCCCAAGGTTACATGTGCATAAAGCCAATGATAGGCCTACCTTTGTTGATATTGACATGCTGTGAACTGTCATAGCCTAAATGAAAACGCAAAAGGGTATATATGAAGAGCATTTATTTAAAGGcgtatttgcatattttctgttcatttaaCATTGCTTgtctttacatttcattttcattccacattcttttcacattcacacactcattcatttcatatTGCTTTTTTGTACAgtttcttttcatttcacatAACTTTTCTTTACTCTTTTAGTGACTTATTGTACtcatttgttgcagactttgcaTTCTTTTGGAAGGAGTGTATTTGTGGGCTGAGCCAGAGTGGTTAATTTTACATGAGAGTAGAGTGCAAACAGTTCTGTTGTCTAACGACATCCTATTCTCTGCAACAATCTTTCGTACCATGCTAAACACCTTTTCTGAATTTGCATTGCTATGGGGAATGCATAGTAAAAGCCTTCATAAGTTTTGGCAGCTCACTGAATCTCATGTCCTTTCCTACCAGGCCCCAAAATCTGTTGATTCTGTCTTCTTGGGGGAGTTGCTTGCTATCTGTCACCTGATAGTCTGTGAATTCCTCCCTCATCTTATCCCCTTTCAGCCTCAACTGAGGGAACAGGGCCCCTAGCCTTTCCACTGTAAAGTAAAACAAGTGTTTGACTGAACATTGCAGATCTAAACAAGTATCAAGTATACTGTGCCAATTATTTCTTTGGTTATCAATGGGGAACTGTCCCCAGAGGATGTTGTTATGATGCGATGTAAAGCCCTTGAGACAAATTGTTTGTAAAAATGGCCTGTACAAATAAAATTGTCTTGCCTTGCTTAACATCAATAGGCTTTATGCCCAGCTCCACTACTTCCTGAACTTAAGCCAGCTCCTTTATTTCCTGTAAATTTCTGCACTACAATGGTACTGTTACCACATTGCACATAgctgtacatactgtacatatctGTTTATATGGTTCATACTAAATATCCATATTTATTCAGTTTTTCTGTAATATATTCTGTTAATACACTGCATATATCTATATTGTTCTTACTACTACTATAATGATACTGCCACTACATTGCACATATCTGTACATATTGTTCATACATTGTTCATATTACATAGCCATATTTATTCTGCTCTTATAAGGTTACTGCTAATACACTACACATActtatatttaatttatccaGGTGTGTCTGACCATTGCTAGGGTGGTTGCTAGGGTAAGTAGTGGAGCTGGGCATAAAGCCTATTGGAAACTGTTTCTATTATCTACCTGTCCCTGGAGTTATGTTAAGGCGAGCTGCAGGGTCCAGCACTTTCAGGTCCTTCAAGAGTGGATGGTCGAGGGGAAAGGAGGAGAACATCTTCTTAAGCACTGCCTCATAGAAGCTTCTCACAGTTCTACAACAGCATAAgagtgaaaaaaatgcattagtGGTAATATTTTTAGGCACACTACAGCCCATACTCTCATACTGTCAAAAGATGATATCATAATATAACTACTGGGTAATACACTCACTGAAAGATTTTCTTCTCGGCTGACACAGGGAGCTCAGCGCTTCTCATGAATGCCTTTGTGTCTGCTCTGATAAAGAGATCTTCATCAGCCAACTGATGTCCATCTCCATACTCCACCTCCCTGAGAGGTATACCCACGATTGCCCTGGCTGGTATGAGGTAGCCCAGCATCCTCTTTATCAGCATGCACATCTCCTCTTCAAGTCTGTGAATTTGTGCAGATAATATCAATGGTCACAACAAAATAACAGTGAAATAAGAATGCtacaataaacacaaacatttaattatatattattcacTAATTCATTCAATATCATTGACACCCACCTGGAAGGCAATGTTAAATTCAGATAAAGGCTTAAGGGCAGCACTCAGGAACAGGAAGTAGGTCTTCATGATTGGATCACGCAGATGGCTTGCCAGATCACGCACTTTAACACTCCTCTCTACTTCCTCATGACTGTTAAAGTAGGCCTACAGTACACAGAGATACAGGATATAGTAAACTGCATAGTAAACTGTGTAGATATCTGCTGAGTGGAGTTACCATCCTACCTGTAGTGCATCCCACTGGTTCAGCACCCTCTGGATGCAGGTTAACAGACTTAGCCATCTTGTGCTGCAGTACCTGAGGAGCTTCAGGTGGTCTGAATCAGTGAAGTCTACAAACTCTTTGTAGACTTCACATCTTTTTGCACTGAGAGATAGAAAATTACTCTGTTAGTGGTTGGAattgtgagtgagtgagtgtgtgtgtgtgtaaagaaTATGAACTGCAGGTCTACTAGGCTACCTTATTCATGAGTTAGCCACATGCAATGTTGTTACATTATAACACACACAACATTAGGCGAGATAAATAGCAGGCCTATATGTATGCATTTACCTTTTATCAAAGTGGGTGTATATCCCCACCAGGATGTCTTCCACCGGTACCTGGGCTGCTCTGATGCCATAGCCAGTGGCCAGCTGTACCAGGTGGCAGATGCAGCCAAGGTCCTGGATGTGGGGCTGGCTGGTCTTCAGTCTGCTGATGACCGAGTTATGTTGGCCTTTCATAACACTCGCATTATCAGAGTTAAAGGCAATCAGATTATCCCATAGGATGCCTCTTTTTCTATTGGAAACAGGAAACAATGCCACAAACCGTCTCAGACAAAATGTAAGGTTGTAATTAAATCCAAACTACTAAACATGTCAACAACACAGTGCAGTTCCCCTTACCTTAATGCTTCACTCAGCTTTCCATACAGATTTTCTGCATTTCCTACATTGCATGTAGGCATCTCCAGGAATCTTGTAGCGACCTGCAGAGTGGCCTCATCGTAGAGTCTAGTCAGGATGACGAATTCTTTGTCTGTTTTGCTGTTGTTTGATTCGTCACATATCAGTGAAAAGGGCTGAGATCGGTATGTTTTGGCCAACTCATCCTCTAGTTCTGCTGCTATAGCACCTGTTGAGTGTCCAGTAATTAGCTAGTAGCCTACAACATGCATGCCATGGGTTGATGCTCAAATGTTAGAATATTCAAACACATTTCAAACCCATTTTATACCGTTTTAGCAAACTACAGTAGCCCAGCAGTAAGATAGGTAGCTAACGTTATATAGCTAACTTACCTTTGATGAGTTGAGTAGCCTTCGTTTTTCCCGTTGAGTATTTTCGTGCAATAGCAGAGTCCGGGAACATGTCAGCTACGCACTTGTTGAAGTCATCATGGAAGGAGAAAGGAatgttgtttttggcacacagcattgccatttttaCCTCTGCACTTGTGACCTGGTCTGCCTCAGTGGCATTTCTCGTCACGAATGCTGACATCGCCTGGGCATGTTTTTGTGCCTCTAGCCCGCGCTTGTGCTTGGCAGATTTGTCGTGCTGGCATATATCATTCCTTCCCCCGTGTGCGATGCTAAAGTCGCAGTTACAAATCTTGCAAAACGCGTGACTGTCCCCCACCCTGCTCTTCTtcagaaaaataaatttgttgtccCATTGATCGCGGTATTTACACGAGGGTTTTGGTTTTTTGGCAGGAGTGCCTTCCTTCTCTGTCCTGGCGTCCATCATCTGTctgatttttcttctttttttccccgCGTCGTCACTCATCAACTCATCATCTGACCTCACACACTAACCTCGCGACAACTGGCACCTACAGTACCTGTAGTaggctactgcaggtggcagttatCGCGAGGCTAGTGACAGAGCTcagatttttttgggggggatgttttttttttttttttttaataatgcagGTTaaaatacgggagatttacgggaaaatactaatacgggaggacgacGGGAAAGAAGGGTAAATTACGGGactttcccggccaaaacgggatacttgacaggtatgcatttgtgatcaatttctcttgtagcttcctcaaagaagtcaaataaattagttaatcaggatctacctctcctaaatccatgttggctatccgtcagaatgttatttgaatccaggtaatctaccattttcacttggattatagcttacattacttttccagttatgcaagttaaactgattggcctatagtttgatggattacttctatccccgtttttgaatatgggtgttatattaccatgcttccaatctgaaggtaccacaccagcagaaaAGGATTTGtgaaatagtaaagttaaaggttggctaataatatccctcatctcttttaaaactatagataagatgccatcagggccctgcgatttatttattttgagctcagctaggctttgtaccacatcagcctcagttacagtatacatatattggtcatagacgatgctgttttcgcactaaatggtggtaagttacttgtgttctctactgtgaacacctgtgtaaaataatcattaaactcatttactatatcaatttcatttcaATTATAAGGTCCTTACTATCCTGctaattagtgatttcagcttttagagctcttttggagttaaaatattggaagaaacttttaatgtcatccttagcctccaatgcaatcttcttttctacattcctcttggtgagtctaatattattttttaactcaacttTATTTTGATcgttagttattttccatttgtggaacagagcccttttcctcctgactttattcttaatttccatagtaaaccaccttggttgtagtttcctagatttagttttgctggacaCAGGTATGAAggcctcttgcacttgcaacaatgtgtttttaaaacattCCCATGCATCTTCAGCTATTGCTGTTTAAcaccatccagtttacagttattagtttcagtctcataccattaaagttagcctacCTGatgttgtatatttttgttttggactaaaattaacctcataTTTACTTTATTTCACTACCATCCAGTGGTTCAAAAACCtgtaattttccaatcctatcctggttattagtgAAAACAAGATTTTacgctttccgtctctcccgaccta from Paramormyrops kingsleyae isolate MSU_618 chromosome 9, PKINGS_0.4, whole genome shotgun sequence carries:
- the LOC140592528 gene encoding uncharacterized protein produces the protein MSDDAGKKRRKIRQMMDARTEKEGTPAKKPKPSCKYRDQWDNKFIFLKKSRVGDSHAFCKICNCDFSIAHGGRNDICQHDKSAKHKRGLEAQKHAQAMSAFVTRNATEADQVTSAEVKMAMLCAKNNIPFSFHDDFNKCVADMFPDSAIARKYSTGKTKATQLIKGAIAAELEDELAKTYRSQPFSLICDESNNSKTDKEFVILTRLYDEATLQVATRFLEMPTCNVGNAENLYGKLSEALRKRGILWDNLIAFNSDNASVMKGQHNSVISRLKTSQPHIQDLGCICHLVQLATGYGIRAAQVPVEDILVGIYTHFDKSAKRCEVYKEFVDFTDSDHLKLLRYCSTRWLSLLTCIQRVLNQWDALQAYFNSHEEVERSVKVRDLASHLRDPIMKTYFLFLSAALKPLSEFNIAFQVGVNDIE